Proteins encoded by one window of Arachis ipaensis cultivar K30076 chromosome B04, Araip1.1, whole genome shotgun sequence:
- the LOC107634998 gene encoding beta-amylase 7 isoform X5 — protein sequence MATDMQRLIGTSEDDDEEIEMDVKEEDDEDGDEEENGGDHGNASEMVGIDGGNGLVTAGGDNSFQQQQQFQEQVGTPGGSARRCRPLEEKERTKLRERRRRAITAKILAGLRRHGNYNLRVRADINDVIAALAREAGWVVLPDGTTFPPRSQKTPKLDLFFSTLQGQRPTGGNSAVVTPSSPVPSQPTPSASIRGVASGYRSSLEYNTCQTKGVFMPTPSPYDLSSSSRSQTSMVGDGELQRDNQPLVGSGSMDTVHEKQIIDLPCRLSERDLAGTPYVPVYVMLPLGVINIKCELVDPDGLLKQLKVLKSINVDGVTVNCWWGIVEAHAPQEYNWNGYKRLFQMVHELKLKLQVVMSFHECGGNFGDDVCIPLPHWVAEIGRTNPDIFFTDREGRHNPECLSWGVDKERVLRGRTALEVYFDFMRSFRVEFDEYFEDSFISMIEVGLGPCGELRYPSCPVKHGWRYPGVGEFQVIIFCYDQYMLKSLKKAAEARGHSIWDRGPDNAGTYNSQPHETGFFCDGGDYDGFYGRFFLNWYSKVLVDHGNGVLSLAKLAFEGSCIAAKLANIYWWYKTASHAAELTAGYYNPCNRDGYVAIMEMLKSNGVSLNIACADLNTLNQLEVFPKAFADPEGLVWY from the exons ATGGCAACTGATATGCAGAGGCTTATTGGAACCAGcgaagatgatgatgaagaaatagAGATGGATGTGAAAGAAGAGGATGATGAGGATGGAGATGAAGAGGAAAATGGAGGTGATCATGGAAATGCTTCGGAGATGGTAGGGATTGATGGTGGGAATGGTTTAGTTACTGCTGGTGGTGACAACAGTTTTCAACAGCAACAGCAGTTTCAAGAACAAGTTGGAACCCCAGGTGGATCTGCTCGAAGATGTAGACCACTAGAAGAGAAAGAACGGACAAAGCTAAGAGAGAGGCGCCGGAGGGCTATCACCGCTAAGATCTTGGCAGGGCTTCGCAGGCATGGCAACTACAATCTTAGAGTTAGAGCAGACATAAATGATGTTATTGCTGCTTTAGCAAGAGAAGCTGGGTGGGTGGTTCTTCCTGATGGCACTACTTTTCCTCCAAGATCCCAG AAAACACCCAAATTGGACCTTTTCTTCTCAACCTTACAGGGTCAAAGGCCAACTGGTGGTAATTCTGCAGTTGTCACTCCATCTTCTCCAGTGCCTTCACAACCAACTCCATCTGCTTCCATCAGGGGAGTTGCTTCTGGCTATAGGAGCTCATTAGAGTATAATACATGTCAAACAAAAGGTGTTTTCATGCCAACTCCATCTCCTTATGATCTATCCTCAAGTTCCCGGTCTCAAACATCCATGGTGGGGGATGGAGAGTTACAGAGAGACAATCAACCTTTGGTTGGCAGTGGTTCAATGGATACTGTTCATGAGAAGCAG ATTATTGACTTGCCCTGCAGATTATCAGAGCGTGATCTGGCCGGTACTCCATATGTTCCAGTGTATGTGATGCTACCG TTAGGAGTGATCAATATAAAGTGTGAGCTTGTTGATCCGGATGGTCTACTAAAGCAGCTGAAAGTATTGAAATCAATAAACGTTGATGGTGTTACAGTTAATTGTTGGTGGGGAATAGTAGAAGCACATGCTCCACAAGAGTATAATTGGAATGGTTACAAGAGACTCTTTCAGATGGTGCATGAGCTGAAGCTTAAGCTGCAG GTTGTGATGTCGTTTCATGAATGTGGAGGCAATTTTGGTGATGATGTTTGCATTCCTTTGCCCCATTGGGTTGCAGAAATTGGTAGGACCAATCCTGATATCTTCTTCACTGACAGAGAGGGAAGACACAACCCTGAATGTCTTTCTTGGGGAGTAGATAAGGAACGGGTATTAAGAGGTCGGACTGCTTTAGAG GTCTATTTTGATTTCATGAGAAGTTTCCGGGTAGAATTTGATGAGTATTTTGAGGATAGTTTCATCTCTATGATTGAAGTTGGACTTGGTCCGTGCGGAGAGCTAAGATATCCATCTTGTCCTGTAAAACATGGTTGGAGATATCCTGGTGTTGGTGAGTTCCAGGTAATTATTTTC TGCTATGATCAATACATGTTGAAAAGTCTCAAGAAAGCAGCTGAAGCACGGGGACACTCTATTTGGGATAGGGGACCAGATAATGCGGGTACCTATAATTCTCAGCCACACGAAACAGGTTTCTTTTGCGATGGGGGTGATTATGATGGCTTCTATGGCAGGTTTTTCCTTAATTGGTATTCTAAGGTTTTAGTTGATCATGGAAACGGGGTACTTTCTCTGGCAAAATTAGCTTTCGAGGGATCCTGCATTGCTGCAAAG TTGGCAAATATTTACTGGTGGTACAAGACTGCTAGTCATGCTGCTGAATTAACTGCTGGGTATTATAACCCATGTAATCGCGATGGCTATGTGGCTATTATGGAAATGTTAAAGAGCAATGGAGTTAGCTTGAACATTGCTTGTGCCGACTTAAACACATTGAACCAGCTTGAGGTCTTTCCAAAGGCATTCGCTGACCCTGAGGGATTAGTCTG GTATTGA